From a single Lolium rigidum isolate FL_2022 chromosome 7, APGP_CSIRO_Lrig_0.1, whole genome shotgun sequence genomic region:
- the LOC124676645 gene encoding protein RGF1 INDUCIBLE TRANSCRIPTION FACTOR 1-like, giving the protein MEMAFHHDSPLLLRINTRGGHHMGGDEAENQRWPPWLKPLLATSFFGQCKMHADAHKCECNMYCLDCVSGALCSQCLAYHHGHHAIQIRRSSYHDVIRVSEIQKVLDITGVQTYIINSARVVFLNERPQPRPGKGVTNTCEVCERSLLDTFRFCSLGCKIVGTSGEYRGRKKHAAGMKRKLKKPTTGAVASDSEDSSTITSGGSDKSSVVQSFTPSTPPATATANSYRSAKRRKGIPHRSPFGSLMLDF; this is encoded by the exons ATGGAAATGGCATTCCACCATGACTCGCCGCTGCTGCTCAGAATCAACACCAGAGGCGGCCACCACATG GGCGGCGACGAGGCGGAGAACCAGCGCTGGCCGCCGTGGCTCAAGCCGCTGCTGGCCACCAGCTTCTTCGGCCAATGCAAGATGCACGCGGACGCCCACAAGTGCGAGTGCAACATGTACtgcctcgactgcgtcagcggcGCGCTATGTTCACAGTGCCTCGCATACCACCACGGACACCACGCTATCCAG ATACGGCGGTCGTCGTACCACGACGTGATCCGCGTGTCGGAGATCCAGAAGGTGCTGGACATCACCGGCGTGCAGACCTACATCATCAACAGCGCGCGCGTCGTCTTCCTCAACGAGCGCCCGCAGCCCAGGCCGGGCAAGGGCGTCACCAACACCTGCGAGGTCTGCGAGCGCAGCCTGCTCGACACCTTCAGATTCTGCTCACTCGGATGCAAG ATCGTGGGCACCTCCGGCGAGTACCGCGGCCGGAagaagcacgccgccgggatgaagAGGAAGCTGAAGAAGCCCACGACCGGCGCCGTGGCGTCTGACTCGGAGGACTCGTCCACCATCACGAGCGGCGGCAGCGACAAGAGCAGCGTGGTGCAGAGCTtcaccccgtccaccccgccggccacggccacggccaacAGCTACCGCTCCGCCAAGCGGCGCAAGGGCATCCCACACCGCTCGCCATTCGGCAGCCTCATGCTGGACTTCTAG
- the LOC124673748 gene encoding 28 kDa ribonucleoprotein, chloroplastic-like, with amino-acid sequence MALSLARSSPHPAAALPAPRISHFATILHSPRRPCPGLRLRLRLPAAAVAASSPPEAQAAEPTAAAPEGDAEPGKTRRKIFVGNMPWTFSAAEIQKLFSECGVVKDVEVIKLKDGRKRGFAFVTMSTTEEAAAAVEKFNEHDLMGRIIKVEFSKSFRKPAPPPSPDTILAKYKLYVSNLAWKARSNNLKEFFAQYNPVSANVVFDDKKSAGYGFVSFGTKEEAESALSELDGKELMGRPVLLRWREDKEVLKADGEVEGVKVSDQPEGAVIDNSAEEDAEDKQE; translated from the exons ATGGCGCTCTCCCTCGCGCGCAGCAGCCCGCACCCCGCCGCGGCGCTCCCGGCGCCCCGCATTTCCCACTTCGCCACGATCCTCCACTCCCCTCGCCGCCCCTgccccggcctccgcctccgcctccgcctaccggccgccgccgtcgcggcctCGTCGCCCCCGGAGGCGCAGGCCGCCGAGCCCACGGCCGCGGCGCCGGAAGGGGACGCGGAGCCGGGGAAGACGCGGCGGAAGATCTTCGTGGGCAACATGCCATGGACCTTCTCCGCGGCGGAAATCCAGAAGCTCTTCTCGGAGTGCGGCGTCGTCAAGGACGTCGAG GTTATCAAGCTGAAGGATGGGAGGAAGAGGGGGTTCGCCTTCGTCACGATGTCCACAACCGAAGAGGCGGCTGCCGCGGTGGAGAAGTTCAACGAACAC GACCTCATGGGAAGGATCATCAAGGTGGAATTCTCGAAGAGCTTCAGAAAACCTGCCCCACCTCCATCTCCAGACACCATTCTGGCGAAGTACAAGCTTTATGTGTCCAATCTTGCATGGAAAGCAAGGTCTAACAATCTGAAGGAGTTCTTCGCACAGTATAATCCAGTTTCTGCTAATGTAGTCTTTGACGATAAAAAGTCAGCTGGGTATGGTTTTGTTTCTTTTGGAACGAAAGAGGAAGCTGAATCTGCTCTCAGTGAACTTGATGGAAAG GAACTTATGGGAAGGCCTGTTCTCCTGAGATGGCGGGAGGATAAGGAAGTTTTAAAGGCTGATGGTGAAGTTGAAGGTGTGAAGGTTAGCGATCAGCCAGAAGGTGCTGTGATTGACAACAGTGCTGAGGAGGATGCTGAAGATAAACAGGAATAG
- the LOC124678276 gene encoding E3 ubiquitin-protein ligase Os04g0590900-like, producing the protein MASSPPAIIGTEPTWVPYEPTRDCSQGLCSMYCPQWCYFIFPPPPPFDLADPSQDDSSGHVFSPLVIAIIGVLATAFLLVSYYTFISKYCGTFSSLRDRFFGSHSVAGARGGGGSGSGSGGSGHGQSRSQESWNVSPSSGLDETLINKITVCKYRRSDGFVHTTDCSVCLGEFHDGESLRLLPKCSHAFHQQCIDTWLKSHSNCPLCRSNITFVAAGEVLPEPELCPPGQSGRGTHEVVVVMEDLENMCEEQQDSGSGSVDSDDHEVKDGPEGMEEANCIAEIREEGVPPKMGCASSSNLQRDSRMSIADVLQSTMEDELIAARQSGLLAGDHGTSRRCRGENSHGRSRSRRALQDAPDSLPMKRLPPSGRSCLSSKSGRGTDSDHSVRGGQS; encoded by the coding sequence ATGGCTTCTTCGCCTCCTGCAATTATTGGGACAGAGCCCACCTGGGTCCCCTACGAGCCAACCAGGGACTGCTCCCAGGGGCTGTGCAGCATGTACTGCCCGCAGTGGTGCTACTTCAtcttccctccgccgccgccctttgACCTCGCCGACCCCAGCCAGGACGACTCCTCCGGCCATGTCTTCTCCCCACTTGTAATTGCAATCATCGGTGTGCTAGCAACAGCCTTCCTCCTTGTCAGCTACTACACCTTCATCTCCAAGTACTGCGGCACCTTCAGCTCCCTCAGGGACAGATTTTTTGGCTCCCACTCTGTTGCCGGTGCCAGAGGTGGTGGAGGCAGTGGCAGTGGTAGCGGTGGGAGCGGCCACGGCCAGTCGAGGAGCCAAGAATCATGGAATGTCTCGCCGTCGAGCGGGCTGGATGAGACCCTGATCAACAAGATCACAGTGTGCAAGTACAGGCGCAGCGATGGATTCGTCCACACGACAGACTGCTCGGTCTGCCTCGGTGAGTTCCACGATGGGGAGAGCCTTCGGCTTCTGCCGAAATGCAGCCATGCCTTCCACCAGCAATGCATTGACACATGGCTGAAGTCGCACTCAAATTGCCCCCTCTGCCGCTCCAACATTACATTTGTCGCCGCTGGTGAGGTGTTGCCGGAGCCAGAGCTCTGTCCCCCAGGCCAGAGCGGGAGAGGCACACATGAGGTGGTTGTGGTGATGGAAGACTTGGAAAACATGTGTGAAGAGCAGCAGGACAGTGGTAGCGGCAGTGTTGACAGTGATGATCATGAGGTGAAGGATGGTCCGGAGGGAATGGAGGAGGCAAATTGCATAGCCGAGATCAGAGAAGAAGGCGTTCCACCAAAGATGGGGTGTGCATCGTCGTCAAACCTGCAGCGTGACAGCCGGATGTCCATTGCTGACGTGCTGCAGTCCACCATGGAAGATGAGCTGATCGCAGCCAGGCAGAGTGGGCTCCTTGCAGGTGACCATGGCACGTCAAGGCGGTGCCGCGGTGAGAACAGCCATGGACGGAGTCGCAGCAGGCGCGCATTGCAGGACGCCCCAGACTCATTGCCGATGAAGAGATTGCCGCCCAGTGGCAGGTCTTGCTTGAGCAGCAAGAGTGGCAGGGGAACTGATTCAGATCATTCAGTGCGAGGTGGTCAGTCGTGA